One window of Thermacetogenium phaeum DSM 12270 genomic DNA carries:
- a CDS encoding ImmA/IrrE family metallo-endopeptidase — translation MAVSLSPVFYARQLRHELKLTGAVDLSLVADRMNIRIFEEALDAEGYLIQKGKEARIIINNNIGYETRKCFTIAHELGHFYMPHHQESIFRCLARDIQSYCSDRKLEYEANEFAGEFLLPAQELEKRLLQPPNLDMIKEFSKIYGTSLTATAVKVVQLTCEKIAVVLSESGEIKWFRKSESFPYWINKGPLHEWTYAYDFFSAGKSLPETPQKVQAMAWCQGVSREELIFEESMAFPNLNIVMTLLYIPYEEECDAFWW, via the coding sequence ATGGCAGTGTCATTATCTCCCGTTTTTTATGCCCGGCAACTGCGCCATGAACTGAAATTAACCGGTGCTGTGGATCTTAGTCTGGTAGCAGATCGGATGAATATCAGAATCTTCGAAGAAGCCCTTGATGCCGAGGGATACCTGATACAAAAGGGTAAAGAGGCCCGTATTATTATAAACAACAACATTGGCTATGAAACCAGGAAGTGCTTTACTATTGCACATGAACTCGGGCATTTTTATATGCCCCATCACCAGGAAAGCATATTCCGCTGCCTGGCTAGAGATATTCAATCCTATTGCAGTGATCGGAAATTGGAATATGAGGCGAACGAGTTTGCAGGAGAATTTTTGTTACCGGCTCAGGAACTGGAAAAGCGTTTATTGCAACCTCCAAATCTGGACATGATAAAAGAGTTCAGTAAGATTTATGGGACGTCTTTAACTGCAACAGCCGTCAAAGTTGTTCAATTAACGTGTGAAAAGATAGCAGTTGTTCTCTCCGAATCAGGTGAAATCAAATGGTTTCGCAAATCTGAATCCTTTCCCTACTGGATTAACAAAGGACCTCTTCACGAATGGACCTATGCCTATGACTTTTTCTCTGCAGGAAAAAGCCTTCCGGAAACACCGCAGAAGGTACAGGCTATGGCCTGGTGCCAGGGAGTTTCAAGAGAAGAATTGATTTTTGAGGAATCAATGGCATTTCCTAACCTAAATATTGTAATGACTTTGCTTTACATACCATATGAAGAGGAATGCGACGCTTTCTGGTGGTAG
- a CDS encoding tyrosine-protein phosphatase, translating into MIDIHTHILPGFDDGPGTLEESLEMAASFVAAGFTAVVATPHVIPGVYDNGREAILEGVAALQKELDAEKIPLKVYPGSECHVRPDLPQDLADGKLVTLGDSGRYLLVELPAQEFPPYAGEVLFRLLLNGVTPVLAHPERSAFFSGSPRSLAELVGKGVLVQVTAGSLAGLFGPQVQRTARRWLREGLVHFVASDAHGNGHRLRAAARAAGLLGADAEALLDAAPAAAVRGCGLEPLAAVRRVQGGEEKKLGFLGRLFCRRR; encoded by the coding sequence ATGATCGACATCCACACCCACATCCTGCCCGGCTTTGACGACGGTCCGGGGACGCTCGAGGAAAGCCTGGAGATGGCCGCATCCTTTGTGGCCGCCGGCTTCACCGCGGTCGTCGCCACGCCCCACGTGATCCCCGGGGTTTACGACAACGGGAGGGAGGCGATCCTGGAGGGTGTTGCCGCTCTCCAGAAGGAACTCGATGCGGAGAAGATCCCCCTCAAGGTCTACCCCGGCTCGGAGTGCCACGTCAGGCCTGATCTCCCTCAGGATCTTGCGGACGGGAAGCTGGTCACCCTCGGCGACAGCGGCAGGTACCTCCTCGTCGAGCTGCCGGCGCAGGAATTCCCGCCCTATGCCGGGGAGGTCCTGTTTCGTCTGCTGCTGAACGGCGTCACGCCGGTGCTGGCGCATCCGGAGCGCAGCGCCTTTTTCTCCGGCAGCCCCCGCTCCCTCGCCGAACTCGTCGGAAAGGGGGTTCTCGTGCAGGTGACCGCCGGATCGCTGGCAGGCCTCTTCGGCCCCCAGGTGCAGAGGACGGCCAGGCGCTGGCTGAGAGAGGGGCTCGTGCACTTCGTTGCCAGCGACGCCCACGGCAACGGGCACCGCTTGAGAGCTGCTGCCCGGGCGGCCGGGCTCCTCGGGGCGGACGCCGAGGCCCTGCTGGATGCCGCTCCTGCTGCTGCCGTTCGGGGGTGCGGGCTGGAGCCTCTGGCAGCAGTCCGTCGTGTCCAGGGTGGGGAGGAGAAGAAGCTGGGCTTCTTGGGCCGGCTGTTCTGTCGGAGAAGGTGA
- the tnpA gene encoding IS200/IS605 family transposase has product MEPQRGRNSVYNIAYHMVWCVKYRKPLLTGRVAEHLKSLLYQVARDNGFTIEMMEIMPDHVHLFVRATPNHLVASMVKALKGVSARFLFKEFPELKKELWGGHLWNPSYYVGTVGHISEETVKKYIESQKAGD; this is encoded by the coding sequence ATGGAGCCCCAGCGAGGACGCAACAGTGTGTACAACATAGCCTACCATATGGTCTGGTGCGTTAAATACCGTAAGCCGCTGCTTACCGGAAGGGTGGCCGAACACCTCAAAAGCCTTCTGTACCAGGTGGCCAGGGACAACGGTTTTACTATTGAGATGATGGAGATAATGCCCGACCACGTACATCTCTTCGTCCGCGCCACCCCCAACCACCTCGTAGCCAGTATGGTCAAGGCCCTCAAAGGCGTCTCCGCGCGGTTCCTTTTCAAAGAGTTTCCCGAACTCAAGAAGGAACTCTGGGGCGGCCACCTCTGGAACCCTTCTTACTACGTGGGTACCGTCGGGCACATCTCCGAAGAGACAGTTAAAAAGTACATCGAAAGCCAGAAGGCAGGCGACTGA